A section of the Magnetococcales bacterium genome encodes:
- a CDS encoding ImmA/IrrE family metallo-endopeptidase, whose product MVDPVPETNYSRKSIERLGTSIARQLGYIPNGDIDAALRKAGGTIDYVPPWELVSSDSGSIIIDDLKKFTIKISHNTSASRDRFTVAHELGHYVLHYVMPSQAENKSLGPKAFNRDGGGRGESEANWFAAGFLMPEEDFRTAWNQENGDTYYVANRFGVSMRAATVRAKSLGLIPDE is encoded by the coding sequence ATGGTGGACCCCGTTCCGGAAACCAACTATTCCCGCAAAAGCATTGAGCGCCTGGGCACGTCCATCGCCCGGCAGCTGGGCTATATCCCCAACGGCGATATCGATGCCGCCTTGCGGAAGGCCGGAGGAACCATCGACTATGTCCCTCCCTGGGAATTGGTCAGCAGCGACAGCGGCTCGATCATCATCGATGATCTCAAGAAGTTCACCATCAAAATATCCCACAATACCAGCGCCAGCCGGGATCGCTTCACCGTGGCCCATGAACTGGGACACTACGTTTTGCACTATGTGATGCCCTCTCAGGCGGAGAACAAATCGCTCGGACCAAAAGCCTTCAACCGGGATGGCGGGGGACGTGGCGAATCGGAGGCCAACTGGTTCGCGGCGGGGTTTCTCATGCCGGAAGAGGATTTCAGAACCGCGTGGAATCAGGAAAATGGCGATACCTACTATGTGGCCAACCGGTTCGGCGTGTCGATGCGGGCTGCAACCGTGCGCGCCAAATCCCTGGGACTGATCCCGGATGAGTGA
- a CDS encoding WGR domain-containing protein — protein MKAYLQRLNPAKDIIWYYSLQIQRDLFGHWRVLREWGKAGSPGTLRAEPFSCYEDALLSFQSWRTELVQKGYQVVMQEGLSPAMAKSIAAEGEPNEDSS, from the coding sequence ATGAAAGCCTACCTGCAACGGCTCAATCCGGCCAAGGATATCATTTGGTACTATTCCCTCCAGATACAACGGGACCTCTTCGGTCATTGGAGGGTGTTGCGGGAATGGGGAAAGGCGGGATCCCCCGGTACGTTGCGTGCGGAACCCTTCAGTTGTTATGAAGACGCCCTGCTCTCTTTTCAGTCCTGGCGGACCGAACTGGTGCAGAAGGGGTATCAGGTCGTCATGCAGGAGGGGTTGTCGCCGGCCATGGCCAAATCGATTGCTGCCGAAGGTGAGCCGAATGAAGATTCTTCATGA
- a CDS encoding MBL fold metallo-hydrolase, which yields MKILHEIVETGPLQVNTQILMREDRDDAVLIDPGGDAGQLLKILERAGRKLTHIVNTHGHFDHIGAVGALQEKTGCHFWIHEADRFLVDAAPRQAAMWGLSFGKTPRIDRALQPGETLDVAGIALQVIHTPGHTPGGVCLRWGNDMAVGDTLFAGSIGRTDLPGGHHQTLLNAIRHQLLTLDDSVVCHPGHGPSTTIGAERRGNPFLG from the coding sequence ATGAAGATTCTTCATGAGATTGTGGAAACCGGGCCCTTGCAGGTCAACACCCAGATTCTGATGCGGGAAGATCGGGACGACGCGGTGCTGATCGATCCGGGCGGGGATGCCGGGCAACTGCTCAAGATACTGGAACGGGCCGGGCGCAAATTGACCCATATCGTCAACACCCACGGCCATTTCGACCATATCGGCGCGGTGGGCGCTCTGCAGGAGAAGACCGGCTGCCACTTCTGGATACACGAGGCGGATCGTTTCCTGGTGGATGCGGCGCCGCGTCAGGCGGCCATGTGGGGCTTGTCCTTCGGCAAGACGCCGCGCATCGATCGCGCCCTGCAACCCGGAGAGACCCTCGACGTGGCCGGCATCGCCCTGCAGGTGATCCACACGCCGGGTCACACCCCCGGCGGCGTCTGCCTGCGCTGGGGCAACGACATGGCGGTGGGCGACACCCTTTTCGCCGGCTCCATCGGTCGCACCGACCTGCCCGGCGGCCACCACCAGACCCTGCTCAACGCCATCCGCCACCAGCTGCTGACCCTCGACGACAGCGTGGTCTGCCATCCGGGCCACGGCCCCTCCACCACCATCGGCGCGGAACGGCGGGGCAATCCGTTTTTGGGGTAG
- a CDS encoding Hsp20/alpha crystallin family protein: MNIMHYDPMLRSMRTLNQELSRLFDPLSNSPIDTGGWDVRVDITEEQDRITLQADLPGMDQKEIKVELDNGLLTLSGERHASQEIKDETYRRVERSFGRFSRSFRIPNTADVENISATYRDGVLEIVLPKKEEAKPRAIAVKVH; this comes from the coding sequence ATGAACATCATGCACTACGACCCCATGCTCCGCTCCATGCGCACCCTGAACCAGGAACTCTCCCGCCTCTTCGATCCCCTGAGCAACAGCCCCATCGACACCGGAGGCTGGGATGTGCGCGTCGACATCACGGAGGAACAGGATCGTATCACCCTCCAGGCCGATCTGCCGGGCATGGACCAGAAGGAGATCAAGGTCGAACTGGACAACGGCCTGCTGACCCTCTCCGGGGAACGGCACGCCTCCCAGGAGATCAAGGATGAGACCTATCGCCGCGTGGAACGCAGCTTCGGACGCTTCTCCCGCTCCTTCCGCATCCCCAACACCGCGGACGTGGAGAACATCTCGGCCACCTACCGCGACGGCGTTCTGGAAATCGTCCTGCCCAAAAAAGAGGAAGCCAAACCCCGCGCCATCGCCGTCAAAGTCCACTGA
- a CDS encoding M67 family metallopeptidase, translating into MDGVWKIPRPLVNRILGHAQRCAPRESVALLCGRPGELTEWHPLPNISGREDRYLADPQAQIALMRQFRQEGKQVVAICHSHPNSPAEPSPTDLTEDNHPGLLHLICSLNTQGCLDLRGFLYQDGTFHAQELVLHDET; encoded by the coding sequence TTGGACGGCGTTTGGAAGATACCCCGGCCTTTGGTCAACCGTATTCTCGGCCACGCCCAGCGTTGCGCCCCGCGAGAGAGCGTGGCTCTGCTCTGCGGGCGTCCGGGCGAATTGACCGAGTGGCATCCTTTGCCCAACATCAGTGGTCGGGAGGACCGTTATCTGGCCGATCCGCAGGCGCAGATCGCCCTGATGCGGCAGTTCCGTCAGGAGGGCAAGCAGGTGGTGGCCATCTGTCACAGTCACCCGAACAGCCCCGCCGAGCCCTCCCCGACCGATCTGACCGAAGACAATCATCCCGGTCTGTTGCACCTGATCTGCTCGCTGAATACCCAAGGCTGCCTGGATTTGCGCGGTTTTTTATATCAAGACGGCACATTTCATGCTCAGGAACTGGTGCTGCACGACGAGACATGA